DNA sequence from the Malus sylvestris chromosome 10, drMalSylv7.2, whole genome shotgun sequence genome:
GTTATGAATTATGATTACTCATTTTTACAAATAGTATTAGTTATAGCATAATTTGATAAAGAGAGTAGGATGAATACCAAAAACCACTCTTTGTTTAagctaaaaaaaagtttttgaacGCAAAGAACCCTTAGCTTTGTTGGTAAGGTTTATAAGAAATCCCATATCAAAAGTTCTAattgaagaaagaaggagaatgGCCAATACAAGTCCACTACAGAACAAACAAAAGAGTTCGAATATAGAaaaaatacatacaatccaaCATTAAAACTCTCGTCCATAAATATTTAACACTCGCATATAAGTAATCGTACGTACCTTCCCACCAGCTAATTGTGAAGTAAAAGTAGCCACCAAAGCATCCACCTCCTTCAGACTCCAGACCCCATCCTTCACAAATTCAATTTCCTGCAATAATTAATGTAGATTGATATAAAAATCTCAAAAGCCAACACTTCTTTATCTTTGGTATGCTGAAGAAGCAGCACAAAGCAAAACAAGAACAAATGCAGtgcaatatattaaaaaaaaaacataaaatgtagCCTTACAAATCTATCTGAAAAAGGAAGTACTGAGCGGAATACTTTAATTCGCAGATCCCCTCCTTCACCTCCAGTTTCCTTCATTTTGTCTGGGCGAGCTAGCATTATTTGACAATAAACTCGACTGACATAGTTCACAAGGAAATAAAGCACTACTAAGCATATTTTGGTTCACAAAACCACAATCAATGATAAAGGGCTAAAACAAACAGCTTAAAAATAACCCAAATGTGATAGTTAGAACCCAGGAAACACTaacagaagaaaaaataatttctcTAACAATACCTgcgagaaggaaaaaaatagtGGATGCGCGCATGTAAACCACTACCACTTTTTATTATTAATCCACGATCAGAAGCAATATTTGCAATCAGTTGTGCAACGTCACGAGTCGCAGGAGTTTGGAACTTGATTAAAACCTATAACATTGTAAACTAGGGTCAATTTGGTCGAAAGAGTGCTATATATATGGTTTGTTTTATGAGAAGAAACAAACCGCacataataaatcaattaagtgCAATAACCTTTTGTCCCTCAGCAGCACTAGGAATGAAGCGCAAAGCGGGTTTAGAAATATCAATATCCTGCAGAATTAAAGAACAATAAAACCAGTTCAAGAAGTATGCATGCTAATTGACATAATAATCTCACACAAATTTGATGCACAAGTTCGTTACTTTACTGTCCAGGTAGGAGTCATTTAGTGCATGGGCCAACGTTCTGTCAGTTGCTTGTAGTCTCAACTCTCTTCCCACTACGCTCTCTAGAAACGCAGACAATTTAGCCAAGTTTGCAGACGTTTGAGCCAGACCTCTGACCCCAAGTGCGGTCAAACCAGCTGCCAAACCAACCAACACAATCTCAGACGCAGTGGTATGAAATTGGTGCTCCAAAGTGCCTGCATTGCatttaaaattataaacatGCATAACCTTCcagttataaattaattaattgacaattaaaatGGAAAAATCTCTAACATAACCAACAACGTAACATAATGCACGAATCATTCTTATTCTTGAGCaagcataaaaataaataattcaaacCTTTTAGCCCAAAAAATTCATGGCAAGTTCTGTATCTATTTATTCCTCactctttagtgtaaatatattagAAAAACCCAAATATGATTTCCATGTCAAAGACCACTAGAAAAGTCCtgaaaaattcacaaaaaaaattattgagaattAAATTTACGAGAGAAAGGTTACTTACGGTGGCAGAGAAGGCTAGGAAATGGGAGGTGAGGTGAGAAAGCGCGCGGAggaggattagggtttagggtttgacgGACGGGGACGGATCGCCAGGTTCGACCAGCTGTCAGTGCTCGCCTCAAAATTGCCATAGCTTCTCTCTCAAGAGTCAACTGAAATTATCGATCGATCGCCGTGTTTGTTGTGTCATGGAAACTGCGTTTTTATCTTATCAGGGGGTGTTTGTTGTGTCAAGGAGactgtgtgtttattttatcagtgtttggatcaaaacttgaactttgggcccAAGAAAGGGGCTGGCCCAAAAGGATTCCTGAAAGAAGAGTCGGCCGGAGCCCAGCAAATTGGCCGAAGCCCAACCGAAACCCAGAAAAGCAGAAAATGCCTTTTCtaacttggtgcagctcatgaataccacttgctcacctacccaaaggccaagt
Encoded proteins:
- the LOC126585139 gene encoding uncharacterized protein LOC126585139 isoform X2 codes for the protein MAILRRALTAGRTWRSVPVRQTLNPNPPPRAFSPHLPFPSLLCHPGLTALGVRGLAQTSANLAKLSAFLESVVGRELRLQATDRTLAHALNDSYLDSKDIDISKPALRFIPSAAEGQKVLIKFQTPATRDVAQLIANIASDRGLIIKSGSGLHARIHYFFPSRSRVYCQIMLARPDKMKETGGEGGDLRIKVFRSVLPFSDRFEIEFVKDGVWSLKEVDALVATFTSQLAGGKIEPAERQMNEFAAPADQR
- the LOC126585139 gene encoding uncharacterized protein LOC126585139 isoform X1 encodes the protein MAILRRALTAGRTWRSVPVRQTLNPNPPPRAFSPHLPFPSLLCHRTLEHQFHTTASEIVLVGLAAGLTALGVRGLAQTSANLAKLSAFLESVVGRELRLQATDRTLAHALNDSYLDSKDIDISKPALRFIPSAAEGQKVLIKFQTPATRDVAQLIANIASDRGLIIKSGSGLHARIHYFFPSRSRVYCQIMLARPDKMKETGGEGGDLRIKVFRSVLPFSDRFEIEFVKDGVWSLKEVDALVATFTSQLAGGKIEPAERQMNEFAAPADQR